One Brachyspira suanatina DNA segment encodes these proteins:
- a CDS encoding ankyrin repeat domain-containing protein has translation MSNKLKIIINIFAVIIIVASVNIIISSFSMMIFYNKSNLFYIIDIIALLFIINSVVLLYKKNYKAFIIGFVLILSFSFVFTACNYVIYAWKSEKAKIVKKDKEVHNSLDRALAKERFFKAAEKGDIERIKKLMDYVDINTKDAYGINALMHALIFNNLESVEFLLENGADVNSIDYEYQTPLMYAVQKNNAEIVKLLIYKGADINFKDARNRTALDIAKSKGYDDIAEILENAKKYIKK, from the coding sequence ATGAGTAATAAATTAAAAATTATAATAAATATATTTGCTGTTATTATCATTGTTGCATCTGTCAATATTATTATTTCTTCTTTTTCAATGATGATATTTTATAATAAAAGTAATTTATTTTATATCATTGATATAATTGCTTTACTTTTTATAATAAACTCTGTAGTACTGCTTTATAAAAAGAATTATAAAGCATTTATTATAGGCTTTGTTTTGATATTATCATTTAGTTTTGTATTTACTGCTTGCAATTATGTTATATATGCATGGAAATCAGAAAAAGCTAAAATTGTAAAAAAAGATAAGGAAGTACATAATTCTTTGGATAGAGCATTAGCCAAAGAACGTTTTTTTAAAGCTGCTGAAAAAGGAGATATTGAAAGAATAAAGAAACTAATGGATTATGTTGATATTAATACTAAAGATGCTTATGGAATTAATGCCTTGATGCATGCCTTAATTTTTAATAATTTGGAATCTGTAGAATTCTTATTAGAAAATGGTGCCGATGTAAATTCAATCGATTATGAATATCAAACGCCTTTAATGTATGCAGTACAGAAAAATAATGCAGAAATTGTAAAGCTTTTAATTTATAAAGGTGCTGACATTAACTTTAAAGATGCTAGAAATAGAACTGCTTTAGATATAGCAAAATCAAAAGGTTATGATGATATAGCTGAGATTTTAGAGAATGCTAAAAAATATATAAAAAAGTGA
- the rpmA gene encoding 50S ribosomal protein L27 has protein sequence MAHKKGGGSSKNGRDSQSKRLGVKVYGGQKVISGNIIVRQRGTQFHAGRNVDIGRDHTIFATASGYVKFHTNKFGKKTISVVTE, from the coding sequence ATGGCACATAAGAAAGGTGGCGGAAGTTCTAAAAACGGACGCGATAGTCAATCTAAACGTTTAGGTGTTAAAGTTTACGGCGGTCAGAAAGTTATATCTGGCAATATTATAGTTAGACAACGCGGTACTCAATTCCATGCTGGAAGAAATGTTGATATAGGTCGCGATCATACTATATTTGCTACTGCTTCTGGTTATGTGAAGTTCCATACTAATAAATTCGGAAAGAAAACTATCTCTGTTGTAACTGAATAA
- a CDS encoding ribosomal-processing cysteine protease Prp: MSSFVNVVYDIESIIQSITVEGHAGIKRSGEGYEVCIALSALTQAMYKALLSIVGNRFLKYKINDGFLSLEVVNFYKLENDKKIEYKIVSNGYLIGIKSLIKEYPDFIKYKEEYKNGT; the protein is encoded by the coding sequence ATGTCTTCATTTGTTAATGTAGTATATGATATAGAATCGATTATACAAAGCATAACAGTTGAAGGACATGCTGGCATTAAAAGATCTGGTGAAGGTTATGAAGTTTGTATAGCTTTGAGTGCATTGACACAGGCTATGTATAAGGCTTTATTATCTATAGTAGGAAATAGATTTTTAAAGTACAAAATAAATGATGGATTTTTGAGTTTAGAAGTTGTTAATTTTTATAAACTTGAAAATGATAAAAAAATAGAATATAAAATAGTTAGTAATGGATATTTGATAGGTATAAAATCTTTAATTAAAGAGTATCCTGATTTTATAAAATATAAAGAGGAGTATAAAAATGGCACATAA
- the rplU gene encoding 50S ribosomal protein L21: MYAIVEVKGKQYKVEKGQDILVEYLGDDAKEAPEIKTLLLKKDDESVLVGTPYVDGVKVSSKIVEMMKGDKVVIGKHKRRKDYRRKTGHRHKYHKITIEDIAV; the protein is encoded by the coding sequence ATGTATGCAATCGTAGAAGTAAAAGGTAAGCAATACAAGGTGGAAAAAGGTCAGGATATTTTAGTAGAATATCTAGGCGATGATGCTAAAGAAGCTCCTGAAATTAAAACTCTTCTTCTTAAAAAAGATGATGAAAGTGTTTTAGTAGGTACACCTTATGTTGATGGCGTTAAAGTAAGTTCTAAAATAGTAGAAATGATGAAAGGTGATAAAGTAGTTATCGGTAAACATAAAAGAAGAAAAGACTATAGAAGAAAAACAGGACATAGACATAAATACCATAAAATAACTATTGAAGATATAGCTGTTTAA